In Alicyclobacillus macrosporangiidus CPP55, a single window of DNA contains:
- the istA gene encoding IS21 family transposase: protein MVDKEYIRKRYYVDGWSIRKISRQCQVSRQTVRKILADADIPKYRLTKPRSRPAMERWIPVIESWLKEEEKAGAPKKQRYVSSRIYDRLQEEYGKEFTAAESTVRYWVSRLRKRRQEVYIPLTSDAGELAQADFGRVVVKINGKKTEISLFVMRLRYSGVIFACAFSTEKIEAFLEGHRRAFEWFGGVPRSVRYDNPKTAVTKILVGPAREEHVLLSNLRAHYLFDSEFCRPGEPHEKGSVENGVGYVRRHTCVPVPDVADLDALNDLILQWCEKERGKRWSAWEQERAGLRALPERPHRCATTRPVTVNKLCLVSFDHNRYSVPSMYVGKTLLLRVYAERIEVLDRERVVASHPRSHERQQTIMDLGHYLPVLAYKPHAATHAAVVRQLPEVYQRIRVRMANSRPDGYKDFVAILMLHQVWPAKDILQAIEEIGPDVVTADQIKRHLLHTSPESAGTVPGSLQMYRLAQPNPSRYDALTKGVVH from the coding sequence ATGGTCGACAAGGAGTATATCAGAAAGCGGTACTATGTGGACGGGTGGTCGATACGTAAAATCAGCCGGCAATGCCAAGTGTCGCGACAAACAGTACGCAAGATACTGGCCGACGCTGATATCCCCAAGTATCGATTGACCAAACCCCGCTCCCGCCCAGCGATGGAACGATGGATCCCCGTCATCGAGTCCTGGCTTAAGGAGGAGGAGAAGGCGGGAGCCCCCAAGAAACAGCGGTATGTGTCCTCAAGAATTTACGATCGGCTGCAGGAGGAGTACGGCAAGGAGTTCACCGCGGCTGAATCCACCGTCCGGTACTGGGTAAGCAGGCTGAGGAAACGCAGGCAGGAGGTGTATATCCCGCTGACTTCTGACGCCGGTGAGCTGGCACAGGCCGACTTTGGGCGAGTCGTTGTGAAGATAAACGGCAAGAAGACGGAGATCAGCCTGTTCGTCATGCGGTTGCGGTACAGCGGCGTCATCTTTGCCTGTGCCTTCTCTACGGAGAAGATCGAAGCGTTCCTTGAGGGTCACCGCCGCGCGTTCGAATGGTTCGGCGGCGTGCCGCGCAGTGTTCGCTACGACAACCCCAAGACCGCGGTCACCAAGATCCTGGTTGGCCCCGCCCGCGAGGAGCACGTGCTGCTGTCCAACCTGCGTGCTCACTACCTGTTCGACAGCGAATTCTGCCGCCCCGGTGAACCACACGAAAAAGGCAGCGTAGAAAACGGCGTGGGTTACGTCCGCCGTCATACGTGTGTTCCCGTTCCTGACGTAGCCGACCTGGATGCCCTGAACGACCTGATTCTTCAGTGGTGCGAGAAAGAGCGTGGCAAACGGTGGTCCGCTTGGGAGCAAGAGCGGGCGGGGCTGCGTGCGCTGCCGGAGCGCCCTCACCGTTGCGCCACCACACGGCCCGTCACGGTGAACAAGCTGTGTCTCGTCAGCTTTGACCACAACCGCTACTCCGTCCCCAGCATGTACGTGGGCAAGACGCTGCTGCTGAGGGTGTATGCCGAGCGGATTGAGGTGCTCGACAGGGAACGGGTGGTGGCCAGCCACCCCAGGAGCCACGAGCGTCAGCAGACCATCATGGACCTCGGACACTATCTGCCGGTTTTGGCTTACAAACCACATGCCGCCACGCACGCGGCGGTCGTCCGGCAGTTACCAGAGGTGTACCAACGCATCCGGGTCCGGATGGCGAACAGCAGACCGGATGGATACAAGGACTTCGTAGCCATCCTCATGCTGCACCAAGTCTGGCCGGCGAAGGACATTCTGCAGGCCATTGAGGAAATCGGGCCGGATGTCGTCACAGCTGACCAGATCAAGCGGCATC